The following proteins are co-located in the Myxococcus fulvus genome:
- a CDS encoding helicase-related protein — translation MSLVEGLKVRYLPQPEWGVGHLLSLQEDGAKALVVFPAREDAPVLVSTKGGALVSYPLPPGEPVVTYKGRLALVVAEEPGARGLRRYVLRYADTGEEDELPESEVRALPPRSDLLSTLREGRVGDARAFTLRKQALVLDDERRCDALGALLASRVMVKPHQVGVVQRVLSARRPRFVLADEVGLGKTIEAGMVFSALRLSGLVRRCLVVAPSHLTVQWLVELFHKFNQLFTLMDSDRYAQSLKEAPGVSPWARFPLVVTSLELLSRSEEHRQELAGEDAFWDLVIIDEAHHLKGERAFEAASVLAKNSWGLLLLTATPMQLDPAEYHGLLTLIDQATAPSVKGFEERLARQEELSTAVRALREGGKAQATSAVKALAQRFPEDARLKTLKEPDALLQHLAETYSLSDTLVRNRRAVVGGFSTRRLHRHPVTLPAEELKVRDAALEVLAQGTLRGAPLGNVLRRLESSSAAFSGAVKSNPVLKAKADVLKLPSRDAKFSAFVGVLRGVWKAEPSAKVLVFTESRDTLEMLQSELSRENVEALGYHGDLPLVERDRQVARFRDPEGPKVLLCTEVGGEGRNFQFAHHLVHYDLPWSPATVEQRIGRLDRIGQTHPVEIHVFDVAGTLASDVLTLLADAVGVFGETVGGLDAVLEEVEDRLAELALLPREARVAYAGELKTKVESAREQVKRAYDPLLDVRSFDRPAVERLVKKAQERMGIESDEDGDDGDAPGLEDGLWGVARDLDERLEETVTELARRVGIGVDTDEQVEAFQVAFQFGHALKVDGLPGLDVLEDRTQLGTFWRDTAVEAEELEYFATGHPLVEALFGFLRDGPYGRSAFRFIERRGPQKARGVELLYHLQLPEPEDTSPGARVPSRQLARFLERTLVHVAVVDGGASGPKADDAVLPALETEGKTLKGDEVSRAFPGFDAFLDAAVPVGQKAAEAALKKLTTAAREAIEAERDAGLERLRLSLDHQGLSDDALATQLGAEHAHYERLLHALRDAKVTLDSACGFILNR, via the coding sequence ATGTCTCTCGTCGAAGGTCTGAAGGTCCGCTATCTCCCCCAGCCCGAATGGGGTGTGGGTCACCTGCTGTCCCTCCAGGAGGACGGAGCCAAGGCGCTCGTCGTCTTCCCCGCACGGGAGGACGCCCCGGTGCTGGTGTCCACCAAGGGCGGCGCCCTGGTGTCCTACCCGCTGCCGCCGGGGGAGCCGGTGGTGACGTACAAGGGGCGGCTGGCCCTGGTGGTGGCCGAGGAGCCGGGAGCGCGGGGCCTTCGGCGCTACGTGCTGAGGTACGCGGACACGGGCGAGGAGGACGAGCTGCCGGAGTCCGAGGTGCGCGCGCTGCCGCCGCGCTCGGACCTGTTGTCGACACTTCGCGAGGGCCGGGTGGGTGACGCGCGCGCCTTCACGCTGCGCAAGCAGGCGTTGGTGCTGGACGACGAGCGGCGGTGTGACGCGCTGGGCGCGCTGCTCGCCAGCCGCGTGATGGTGAAGCCCCACCAGGTGGGTGTGGTGCAGCGGGTGTTGTCCGCCCGGCGTCCGCGCTTCGTGCTCGCCGACGAGGTGGGCCTGGGCAAGACGATTGAAGCGGGCATGGTGTTCAGCGCGCTGCGGCTGTCGGGCCTGGTGCGGCGCTGTCTGGTGGTGGCCCCCAGCCACCTCACCGTGCAGTGGCTGGTGGAGCTGTTCCACAAGTTCAACCAGCTCTTCACGCTGATGGACTCGGACCGCTACGCGCAGTCCCTCAAGGAGGCCCCGGGGGTGTCCCCCTGGGCGCGCTTCCCGCTGGTGGTGACCAGCCTGGAGCTGTTGTCGCGCAGCGAGGAGCACCGCCAGGAGCTCGCGGGCGAGGACGCGTTCTGGGACCTGGTCATCATCGACGAGGCGCACCACCTGAAGGGCGAGCGCGCCTTCGAGGCCGCCTCCGTGCTGGCGAAGAACTCCTGGGGCCTCCTGCTGCTCACCGCGACGCCCATGCAGCTGGACCCGGCCGAGTACCACGGGCTGCTCACGCTCATCGACCAGGCCACGGCCCCGTCGGTGAAGGGCTTCGAGGAGCGGCTCGCGCGCCAGGAGGAGCTGTCCACCGCGGTGCGCGCGCTGCGCGAGGGCGGCAAGGCCCAGGCCACCTCCGCGGTGAAGGCCCTGGCCCAGCGCTTCCCCGAGGACGCGCGGCTCAAGACGCTGAAGGAACCGGACGCGCTGCTGCAGCACCTGGCGGAGACGTACAGCCTCAGCGACACATTGGTGCGTAACCGCCGTGCGGTGGTGGGTGGTTTCTCCACGCGCAGGCTGCACCGGCACCCGGTGACGCTGCCCGCCGAGGAGCTGAAGGTCCGCGACGCGGCGCTGGAGGTGCTGGCGCAGGGCACGCTGAGGGGCGCGCCCCTGGGCAACGTGCTGCGCCGGCTGGAGTCCAGCTCCGCGGCGTTCTCCGGTGCAGTGAAGTCCAACCCGGTGCTGAAGGCGAAGGCGGACGTGCTGAAGCTGCCGTCGCGTGACGCGAAGTTCAGCGCCTTCGTGGGCGTGCTACGCGGCGTGTGGAAGGCGGAGCCCTCCGCGAAGGTGCTCGTCTTCACCGAGAGCCGCGACACGCTGGAGATGCTCCAGTCGGAGCTGTCGCGCGAGAACGTGGAGGCCTTGGGCTACCACGGTGATTTGCCGCTGGTGGAGCGGGACAGGCAGGTGGCGCGCTTCCGGGACCCCGAGGGGCCCAAGGTGCTGCTCTGCACGGAGGTGGGCGGCGAGGGCCGCAACTTCCAGTTCGCGCACCACCTGGTGCACTACGACCTCCCCTGGAGCCCGGCGACGGTGGAGCAGCGCATCGGCCGCCTGGACCGCATCGGCCAGACGCACCCGGTGGAAATCCACGTCTTCGACGTGGCGGGCACGCTGGCGTCGGACGTGCTGACGCTGCTGGCGGACGCGGTGGGCGTGTTCGGCGAGACGGTGGGCGGCCTGGACGCGGTGCTGGAGGAGGTGGAGGACCGGCTGGCGGAGCTGGCGCTGCTGCCGCGCGAGGCGCGCGTGGCCTATGCGGGCGAGCTGAAGACGAAGGTGGAGTCGGCGCGCGAGCAGGTGAAGCGCGCGTATGATCCGCTGCTGGACGTGCGCAGCTTCGACCGCCCCGCGGTGGAGCGCCTGGTGAAGAAGGCCCAGGAGCGCATGGGCATCGAGTCGGACGAGGACGGCGACGACGGCGATGCGCCCGGGCTGGAGGACGGCCTGTGGGGCGTCGCGCGGGACTTGGACGAGCGGCTGGAGGAGACCGTCACGGAGCTGGCGCGCCGGGTGGGCATCGGCGTGGACACCGACGAGCAGGTGGAGGCCTTCCAGGTGGCGTTCCAGTTCGGCCACGCGCTGAAGGTGGACGGCCTGCCGGGGCTGGACGTGCTGGAGGACCGCACGCAGCTGGGCACCTTCTGGCGCGACACCGCGGTGGAGGCCGAGGAGCTGGAGTACTTCGCCACCGGCCACCCGCTGGTGGAGGCGCTGTTCGGCTTCCTGCGCGACGGACCCTATGGCCGCAGCGCGTTCCGCTTCATCGAGAGGCGCGGGCCCCAGAAGGCGCGCGGCGTGGAGCTGCTCTACCACCTGCAGCTGCCGGAGCCGGAGGACACCTCCCCCGGCGCGCGCGTGCCCAGCCGTCAGCTGGCGCGCTTCCTGGAGCGCACCCTGGTCCACGTGGCCGTGGTGGACGGGGGCGCCTCGGGCCCCAAGGCCGACGACGCGGTGCTCCCCGCGCTGGAGACCGAGGGCAAGACGCTCAAGGGCGACGAGGTGTCGCGCGCCTTCCCGGGCTTCGACGCCTTCCTCGACGCCGCGGTGCCCGTGGGCCAGAAGGCCGCCGAGGCCGCGCTGAAGAAGCTCACCACCGCCGCCCGCGAGGCCATCGAGGCCGAGCGCGACGCCGGCCTGGAGCGCCTGCGCCTGTCCCTGGACCACCAGGGCCTGTCGGATGACGCCCTCGCCACCCAGCTGGGCGCCGAGCACGCGCACTACGAGCGTCTGCTCCACGCCCTGCGTGACGCGAAGGTGACACTCGACTCCGCTTGCGGTTTCATTCTCAACCGCTGA
- a CDS encoding pilus assembly protein, translated as MSRHRLLSAPRGQALVLFALTLLLLALMVLMSLGFGMRAKERVEIQMAADAAAYSQAVAAARTFNAISVMNRAQVAHMVAMAGTQALISRSSQVYAAHMVCAPKYTDVQWEALDKNAATQTKLAQGKAGNLYQAGLEIYAHLLTEHVAGQKLAVRIARGANPELEATADGAAKSFLELNGSEDVPRHGPLMDAVRRGGGACGGGAVCPVGGASRAHLNATMGSLGWTWVHNRPTGSAGFGTGGAARSTAFRRYGSAAEMDPSTYNTVSGRNATGHDHGTAIVPTQCASNAPPAPVPVTDAWVMSDEQQTPQDQHVYGLRLPPGQAPEAGEPLYERHTLGACVTCPGIWPFAMSYNVDEMWRGPSNHYAQPKLYSVLHRDYGSDARRRNPDPWNLFFRFKFSEENTTEFDLSIPLGRSRPTGRESVQRNQVALSAGIVYYHRPRAAAQGGGWREPPNFLNPFWRATLVSAEGAVDDRPAESLETAGFAEHGRTLRELEQAGYRGGSRRGAGY; from the coding sequence ATGTCCCGTCACCGGCTTCTGAGTGCTCCGCGCGGTCAGGCGCTCGTCCTCTTCGCGCTGACGTTGCTCTTGCTCGCGTTGATGGTGCTGATGTCGCTGGGCTTCGGCATGCGCGCCAAGGAGCGCGTCGAAATCCAGATGGCCGCGGACGCGGCGGCCTACAGCCAGGCGGTGGCCGCGGCGCGCACGTTCAACGCCATCTCCGTGATGAACCGCGCGCAGGTGGCGCACATGGTGGCCATGGCCGGCACCCAGGCGCTCATCAGCCGCAGCAGCCAGGTGTACGCGGCCCACATGGTCTGCGCGCCCAAGTACACCGACGTGCAGTGGGAGGCGCTGGACAAGAACGCCGCCACTCAGACGAAGCTGGCTCAGGGCAAGGCGGGCAACCTGTACCAGGCGGGGCTGGAGATCTATGCGCACCTGCTCACCGAGCATGTCGCCGGGCAGAAACTCGCGGTGCGCATCGCCCGGGGCGCCAACCCGGAACTGGAGGCGACGGCGGACGGCGCGGCCAAGAGCTTCCTGGAGCTCAACGGCTCTGAAGACGTGCCTCGCCACGGGCCGCTGATGGACGCCGTGCGGCGAGGTGGCGGCGCCTGTGGCGGCGGCGCGGTGTGCCCGGTGGGCGGCGCCTCGCGCGCGCACCTGAACGCCACCATGGGCAGCCTGGGCTGGACGTGGGTGCACAACCGGCCCACCGGCAGCGCGGGGTTCGGCACGGGCGGCGCGGCGCGCTCCACGGCCTTCCGTCGCTACGGCTCCGCCGCGGAGATGGACCCTTCGACCTACAACACGGTGTCGGGGCGCAACGCCACGGGCCATGACCACGGGACGGCCATCGTCCCCACGCAGTGCGCGAGCAACGCGCCGCCCGCGCCGGTGCCGGTGACGGATGCGTGGGTGATGTCCGACGAGCAGCAGACGCCGCAGGACCAGCACGTGTACGGCCTGCGCCTCCCGCCGGGGCAGGCGCCCGAAGCAGGTGAGCCCCTCTACGAGCGGCACACGCTGGGCGCGTGCGTGACGTGCCCGGGCATCTGGCCGTTCGCCATGAGCTACAACGTGGACGAGATGTGGCGCGGGCCGAGCAACCACTACGCCCAGCCGAAGCTGTACTCGGTGTTGCATCGCGATTACGGCAGTGACGCGCGCCGCAGGAACCCGGACCCGTGGAACCTGTTCTTCCGCTTCAAGTTCTCGGAGGAGAACACGACGGAGTTCGACCTCTCGATTCCGCTGGGGCGCTCGCGGCCGACGGGGCGTGAGAGCGTGCAGCGCAACCAAGTCGCGCTGTCGGCGGGCATCGTCTACTACCACCGGCCGCGCGCGGCGGCGCAGGGGGGAGGCTGGCGCGAGCCGCCCAACTTCCTGAACCCGTTCTGGCGCGCCACGCTGGTGAGCGCCGAGGGCGCGGTGGACGACAGGCCGGCCGAGAGCCTGGAGACGGCGGGGTTCGCCGAGCACGGCCGGACGCTGCGCGAGCTGGAGCAGGCGGGTTATCGCGGCGGCAGCCGGCGGGGAGCGGGGTACTGA
- a CDS encoding TadE family protein translates to MLPRAISPTSRQSGQAAVEAALTLPLVVFLVLGTLQLFMMLQARILAQVAVYRAVRAGSLNHADCLPMMHAAMVTMLPSVVRTDSPRALADAFRVRRDNEYRVTSSYGNLFRGPMVEIVRDSPDAAWVQSLAFNEDLLFDQATDSDAALDNRTLEIRMVAWYYMRIPFANWVMSRMFLAHFGLRRYTATNPLMPAQKQSDWWNDEAPPLGPDDWPGGALDERMVSWSQQGHFVFPIQVHAAMRMMTPVMAQNFPRGAECPVTGF, encoded by the coding sequence ATGCTTCCCCGCGCCATTTCACCCACATCCAGGCAGTCCGGACAGGCAGCGGTGGAAGCGGCGCTGACGCTCCCGCTGGTGGTGTTCCTGGTGTTGGGGACGCTGCAGCTCTTCATGATGCTGCAGGCGCGAATCCTGGCGCAGGTGGCGGTGTACCGGGCGGTGCGGGCTGGCAGCCTCAACCACGCGGACTGCCTGCCGATGATGCACGCGGCGATGGTGACGATGCTGCCGTCGGTGGTGCGCACGGACAGCCCGCGGGCGCTGGCGGACGCGTTCCGGGTGCGGCGGGACAACGAGTACCGGGTGACCAGCTCCTACGGGAACCTGTTCCGGGGCCCCATGGTGGAGATCGTCCGCGACTCGCCGGACGCGGCGTGGGTGCAGTCGCTCGCCTTCAACGAGGATTTGCTGTTCGACCAGGCCACGGACAGCGACGCGGCGCTCGACAACCGCACGTTGGAGATCCGCATGGTGGCCTGGTACTACATGCGCATCCCCTTCGCGAACTGGGTGATGAGCCGGATGTTCCTGGCCCACTTCGGTCTGCGTCGCTACACCGCCACCAACCCGCTGATGCCGGCGCAGAAGCAGTCGGACTGGTGGAACGACGAGGCGCCGCCCCTGGGTCCGGATGACTGGCCCGGTGGCGCGCTCGACGAGCGCATGGTGTCGTGGAGCCAGCAGGGCCACTTCGTCTTCCCCATCCAGGTCCACGCGGCGATGCGGATGATGACGCCGGTGATGGCCCAGAACTTCCCGCGAGGCGCCGAATGTCCCGTCACCGGCTTCTGA